The following are from one region of the Methyloversatilis discipulorum genome:
- a CDS encoding BON domain-containing protein: MITRQSIATLLTTTAIAYSICSPAQAASLVAATQATSRDPVADDRDRGLQEAIKGALGADEALSGCYVAVSARDGRVTLSGVVRDASQLARALQTAMAVPGVRAVDNALEVAGR; this comes from the coding sequence ATGATCACCCGCCAGTCCATTGCGACCCTGCTCACCACGACAGCGATCGCCTACTCGATCTGCTCTCCCGCTCAGGCGGCCAGTCTGGTCGCCGCCACGCAGGCGACGTCGCGCGATCCGGTCGCCGATGATCGCGACCGTGGCCTGCAGGAGGCGATCAAGGGCGCGCTCGGCGCCGACGAGGCCCTGAGCGGCTGCTATGTCGCGGTGAGCGCCCGCGATGGACGCGTGACCTTGAGCGGGGTCGTGCGCGACGCGTCGCAACTGGCGCGCGCGCTGCAGACGGCGATGGCGGTACCCGGCGTGCGCGCTGTCGACAACGCGCTGGAAGTGGCCGGGCGCTGA
- a CDS encoding sigma 54-interacting transcriptional regulator: MRADGQHKLLLVDDDTDLLRLLSLRLKASGYRVSTAETAEAALTRLAVERFSLVLSDVRLPDRDGLALFDDIRAQHPALPVILLTAHGSIPDAVEATSRGVAGYLTKPFDSASLLDRIAQALSHAAPAGAATAIDAGWRDGFISRSARMESLLDEARLVAASDASVLIRGDSGTGKELLARALHRASPRAQAPFVAINCSAIPDALLESELFGHERGAFSGAVARHTGLFRAAHGGTLFLDEIGDMPPALQVKLLRVLQERAVRPVGATQAEPVDVRIVSATHCDLDALLAQGQFREDLYYRINVVTLTLPPLSERREDIPLLAEHFLRTLAKKYGKRLRGFAPDALEALATAHWAGNVRQLQNVVEQACALATTPLVPRALVDRALRVRPMEALGYAEAKQRFERNYLVQLLKLTAGNVTDAARIAGRNRTEFYRLLQRYDLNPGLFRGDVAEMRQA; the protein is encoded by the coding sequence GTGAGGGCGGACGGGCAGCACAAGCTGCTGCTGGTCGACGACGACACCGATCTGCTGCGTCTGCTGTCGCTGCGGCTGAAGGCCAGCGGCTATCGAGTCAGCACCGCCGAAACGGCCGAAGCGGCGCTGACTCGGCTGGCGGTGGAGCGCTTCAGTCTGGTCCTGAGCGACGTGCGCCTGCCGGACCGCGACGGGCTCGCGCTGTTCGACGACATCCGTGCGCAGCACCCGGCACTGCCGGTCATCCTGCTGACTGCGCACGGCAGCATTCCCGATGCGGTGGAAGCGACCTCGCGCGGCGTCGCCGGTTATCTGACCAAACCTTTCGACAGCGCCTCACTGCTCGACCGCATCGCGCAGGCGCTGTCGCATGCCGCTCCGGCCGGTGCGGCGACGGCGATCGACGCCGGCTGGCGAGACGGCTTCATCAGCCGCAGTGCGCGGATGGAATCACTGCTCGACGAGGCGCGGCTGGTCGCCGCCTCCGATGCCAGCGTGCTGATACGCGGTGACAGTGGCACCGGCAAGGAACTGCTGGCGCGCGCCCTGCACCGCGCCAGCCCGCGCGCGCAGGCGCCTTTCGTCGCCATCAACTGCAGCGCGATACCGGACGCGCTGCTCGAATCCGAGCTGTTCGGTCACGAACGTGGCGCCTTCAGCGGCGCGGTCGCCCGTCACACCGGCCTGTTCCGTGCAGCACACGGCGGTACGTTGTTTCTCGACGAGATCGGTGACATGCCGCCGGCGTTACAGGTGAAGCTGCTGCGCGTGCTGCAGGAGCGGGCGGTTCGGCCGGTCGGCGCGACGCAGGCCGAGCCGGTCGATGTGCGCATCGTGTCGGCTACCCACTGCGATCTCGATGCGCTGCTCGCGCAAGGGCAGTTCCGTGAAGACCTGTATTACCGCATCAACGTGGTCACGCTGACGCTGCCGCCACTGTCCGAGCGGCGCGAGGACATTCCGCTGCTGGCCGAGCATTTCCTGCGCACGCTGGCAAAGAAGTACGGCAAGCGCTTGCGCGGCTTCGCGCCCGACGCGCTGGAGGCGCTGGCGACCGCGCACTGGGCCGGCAATGTGCGGCAATTGCAGAACGTGGTCGAACAGGCGTGCGCGCTGGCCACTACGCCGCTGGTGCCGCGGGCGCTGGTCGATCGTGCGCTGCGTGTGAGGCCGATGGAAGCGCTGGGCTACGCCGAGGCGAAGCAGCGCTTCGAGCGCAATTACCTGGTACAGCTGCTCAAGCTCACCGCCGGCAACGTGACCGACGCGGCGCGCATCGCCGGCCGCAACCGCACCGAGTTCTACCGCCTGCTGCAGCGCTACGACCTGAACCCGGGCCTGTTCCGGGGCGATGTCGCCGAGATGCGACAGGCCTGA
- a CDS encoding bactofilin family protein, producing the protein MFNKPGLFPKSTESTLPRTIRPGGGGTSGSGMTVSTTPSPAALSPQRDTPAPQPSKPEAMEPSPTHGSRLIVGPDVKLRGAEILDCDTLVVEGRVEATMDSRVIRIAENGAYSGTVSIDVAEIHGNFDGELTAREQLIVHATGRVSGKIRYGKIHIEEGGEISGDIKSLASAGKEKPVERKADEPRSLTALAG; encoded by the coding sequence ATGTTCAACAAGCCCGGCCTGTTCCCGAAATCCACTGAATCCACGTTGCCGCGCACGATACGACCGGGCGGCGGCGGCACGTCCGGCAGCGGCATGACGGTGAGCACGACACCGTCGCCGGCCGCGCTGTCGCCGCAGCGCGACACCCCGGCGCCGCAGCCGTCGAAGCCGGAAGCGATGGAGCCCTCGCCCACCCACGGCAGCCGTCTCATCGTCGGCCCCGACGTGAAACTGCGCGGCGCGGAAATTCTCGATTGCGACACGCTGGTGGTCGAAGGCCGGGTCGAAGCAACGATGGACAGCCGCGTCATCCGCATCGCCGAAAACGGGGCCTACTCCGGCACCGTCAGCATCGACGTGGCGGAAATCCATGGCAATTTCGACGGCGAACTGACCGCGCGCGAACAACTCATCGTGCATGCCACCGGCCGCGTCAGCGGCAAGATCCGCTACGGCAAGATCCATATCGAGGAAGGCGGCGAAATCTCCGGCGACATTAAATCGCTGGCCAGCGCCGGCAAGGAAAAGCCGGTCGAGCGCAAGGCCGACGAGCCGCGGTCACTGACCGCGCTCGCCGGTTGA
- a CDS encoding efflux transporter outer membrane subunit translates to MMPAALKTPLALACAALLSGCMVGPDYVRPTVDLPAQYAPAQDAVPVAVARGWWKQFNDDTLNTLVERALADNADVQRAAARIEQADALLREAGAALFPDVGLGASASRSRISGVGAPIPAGAPLYRNSFQTAISTSFELDFWGRLRRASEAARAQALGTRHAKDTVELTLVSQVVGGYLNLRALDAQLVLSRDTLATRRENVDILRSRVERGLTNELELQQALGAVAAIEAQITDLARSRGIAENQIALLTGNLGMHIEAGDLRSLPLPPLPPAGLPSSLLDARPDVRQAEAELASANAQIGVAKAALYPSISLTGNYGSQSRELSDLFSGPANIWSLGVALDLPLFDAGRRSARVDQATAQQKQALAGYVSAIRNAFTDVRDALVAAEQYAQSVSALQAQSDAAARSLHLAQKRYDAGYSRYLEVLDAQRTANEASLALVRARQGQLAEVVNLYAALGGGWGEEAGAAPDDAAASSFR, encoded by the coding sequence ATGATGCCCGCCGCCCTGAAAACGCCGCTCGCGCTGGCCTGCGCCGCGCTGCTGTCCGGCTGCATGGTCGGCCCGGACTATGTGCGCCCGACGGTCGATCTGCCGGCACAGTACGCGCCGGCGCAGGACGCGGTGCCCGTCGCCGTTGCGCGTGGCTGGTGGAAGCAGTTCAACGACGACACGCTGAACACGCTGGTCGAACGGGCGCTTGCCGACAACGCCGACGTGCAGCGTGCCGCAGCACGGATCGAACAGGCCGACGCGCTGCTGCGCGAAGCCGGTGCGGCCCTGTTCCCCGATGTCGGCCTTGGCGCCTCTGCCAGCCGCTCGCGCATCAGCGGCGTCGGTGCGCCGATACCGGCTGGCGCGCCGCTCTACCGCAACAGCTTCCAGACGGCGATCTCGACCTCGTTCGAACTCGATTTCTGGGGCCGGCTGCGCCGCGCCAGCGAGGCGGCGCGTGCGCAGGCGCTCGGTACGCGGCACGCGAAGGACACGGTGGAACTGACGCTGGTGAGCCAGGTGGTCGGTGGCTACCTGAACCTGCGCGCGCTCGACGCCCAGCTCGTGCTGTCGCGCGACACGCTGGCCACGCGACGCGAGAACGTGGACATCCTGCGCAGCCGCGTCGAGCGTGGCCTTACCAACGAACTGGAACTGCAGCAGGCGCTCGGCGCGGTCGCGGCGATCGAGGCGCAGATCACAGACCTGGCGCGCAGCCGTGGCATCGCCGAAAACCAGATCGCGCTGCTGACCGGCAATCTGGGCATGCACATCGAGGCTGGCGACCTGCGCAGCCTGCCGCTGCCGCCGTTGCCGCCAGCCGGCTTGCCGTCGTCGCTGCTCGACGCCCGTCCCGACGTGCGACAGGCGGAGGCGGAACTGGCGTCGGCCAACGCGCAGATCGGGGTCGCCAAGGCGGCGCTCTATCCGTCGATTTCACTGACCGGCAACTACGGTTCGCAGAGCCGCGAGTTGTCGGACCTGTTCAGCGGCCCGGCCAATATCTGGTCGCTCGGCGTTGCGCTCGACCTGCCGCTGTTCGACGCCGGTCGCCGCAGCGCCCGTGTCGATCAGGCCACGGCACAGCAGAAGCAGGCGCTGGCCGGCTACGTTTCGGCCATCCGCAACGCCTTCACCGACGTGCGAGACGCACTGGTCGCTGCCGAACAGTACGCGCAGAGCGTGAGCGCACTGCAGGCGCAGTCCGACGCCGCGGCGCGCAGCCTGCACCTGGCGCAGAAGCGCTACGACGCGGGCTATTCGCGCTATCTCGAAGTGCTCGATGCGCAGCGCACCGCCAACGAGGCGTCGCTGGCGCTGGTGCGCGCGCGTCAGGGCCAGCTGGCCGAAGTGGTGAACCTGTACGCCGCACTGGGCGGCGGATGGGGTGAGGAGGCTGGGGCCGCGCCGGACGACGCCGCAGCGTCGTCCTTCCGCTGA
- a CDS encoding efflux RND transporter periplasmic adaptor subunit encodes MPVRSAAAVPASRPISRLAVRPGRRLSPLHTSFGFVVLIAAALLLSACSGDKAAQPAAAAPQTLPVTVIEVAPTQAPLVVEAVAQAEGAREVEVRARVSGILEKWLFREGEPVKAGQMLFRIERAPFEIALAQAKARLAEAQAVEEQTAREAQRLTGLVDEKAISQKEFDDARSASAVARAAVKSAEAAVREAELNLSYTQVSAPVAGVTGRAHRSEGSLVNTGSDSLLTTIAQINPIWVRFSLSDNDLAGVPGGRAAVRSFREVELQLPDGSILPQRGRINFSASRIDPALGTLEMRAEFANADAVVLPGQFVRARVIAGERDNVFLVPQAAVTQTESGPVVMLANAEGKVEPRPIKLGQWQGKDWVVTGGLQAGDRVIVDNLIKLRPGAPVAPRAAGEAAPPAKS; translated from the coding sequence ATGCCTGTCCGCTCCGCGGCCGCCGTGCCCGCCTCGCGTCCGATTTCCCGCCTGGCCGTGCGCCCGGGACGCCGACTTTCTCCGCTCCACACCTCTTTCGGTTTCGTCGTGCTGATTGCTGCTGCGCTGCTGCTGTCCGCCTGCAGTGGCGACAAGGCGGCGCAGCCGGCCGCCGCGGCGCCGCAGACCTTGCCCGTCACGGTGATCGAAGTGGCGCCGACGCAGGCGCCGCTGGTGGTCGAGGCGGTGGCGCAGGCCGAAGGTGCACGCGAAGTCGAAGTGCGGGCGCGCGTCAGCGGCATCCTCGAAAAGTGGCTGTTCCGCGAGGGCGAGCCGGTCAAGGCCGGGCAGATGCTGTTCCGCATCGAGCGTGCACCGTTCGAGATCGCGCTGGCGCAGGCCAAGGCGCGTCTGGCCGAAGCGCAGGCGGTCGAGGAACAGACGGCGCGTGAAGCGCAGCGCCTGACCGGGCTGGTAGACGAGAAGGCGATCAGCCAGAAGGAATTCGACGATGCGCGCTCGGCCAGCGCCGTGGCCCGTGCCGCGGTGAAGTCGGCCGAAGCGGCGGTGCGCGAGGCGGAACTGAATCTGAGCTACACGCAGGTGAGCGCGCCGGTGGCAGGGGTGACCGGCCGTGCCCATCGCTCCGAAGGTTCGCTGGTGAATACCGGCAGCGACAGCCTGCTCACCACGATTGCGCAGATCAATCCGATCTGGGTGCGCTTCAGCCTGTCGGACAACGACCTGGCCGGCGTGCCGGGCGGGCGCGCCGCGGTACGGAGCTTCCGCGAGGTCGAGCTGCAACTGCCCGACGGCAGCATCCTGCCGCAGCGCGGCCGCATCAATTTTTCCGCCAGCCGCATCGATCCGGCGCTGGGCACGCTGGAAATGCGCGCCGAGTTCGCCAACGCCGACGCCGTCGTGCTGCCCGGCCAGTTCGTCCGCGCACGGGTGATCGCCGGTGAGCGCGACAATGTGTTCCTGGTGCCGCAGGCTGCGGTCACGCAGACCGAAAGCGGTCCGGTGGTGATGCTCGCGAATGCCGAAGGCAAGGTGGAGCCGCGTCCGATCAAGCTCGGTCAGTGGCAGGGCAAGGACTGGGTGGTGACCGGCGGCCTGCAGGCTGGCGACCGCGTCATCGTCGATAACCTGATCAAGCTGCGACCGGGTGCGCCGGTGGCGCCGCGCGCGGCGGGTGAAGCTGCGCCGCCGGCGAAGTCCTGA
- a CDS encoding MBL fold metallo-hydrolase, with amino-acid sequence MAVELFNNGKHVCLAFYDLVDEGADHAVQCNQFLVVDGEHGALIDPGGNMTYTGLMMAMQRYFPSKDLDLILASHADPDIIASMNKWMVSTSCKVMISKLWARFLPHFTTGRDYTARIIPIPDEGMRIPLGGMEMLALPAHFMHSEGNFQFYDPVSKILFSGDMGASMIGHSEALPPVSDFDAHIPHMFGFHRRYMVSNKICRYWASMVRGLDIDMIVPQHGARFEGKAMVKRFVDWIENLPCGVDLMTQAHYKAP; translated from the coding sequence ATGGCAGTCGAACTGTTCAACAACGGCAAGCACGTCTGCCTGGCCTTCTACGATCTGGTCGACGAAGGCGCCGACCACGCAGTGCAGTGCAACCAGTTCCTGGTGGTTGATGGCGAACACGGCGCATTGATCGACCCCGGCGGCAACATGACCTACACCGGGTTGATGATGGCGATGCAGCGCTATTTCCCGTCCAAAGACCTCGATCTCATCCTCGCCTCGCACGCCGACCCGGACATCATTGCGTCGATGAACAAATGGATGGTCAGCACCTCGTGCAAGGTGATGATTTCGAAGCTGTGGGCGCGCTTCCTGCCGCATTTCACGACAGGTCGCGACTACACGGCGCGCATCATTCCGATCCCCGACGAAGGCATGCGCATTCCGCTCGGCGGCATGGAAATGCTGGCGCTGCCGGCACACTTCATGCACTCGGAAGGCAATTTCCAGTTCTACGACCCGGTGTCGAAAATCCTGTTCTCCGGCGACATGGGCGCCTCGATGATCGGTCACAGCGAAGCGCTGCCGCCGGTCAGCGATTTTGACGCGCACATTCCGCACATGTTCGGCTTCCACCGCCGCTACATGGTGTCGAACAAGATCTGCCGCTACTGGGCCAGCATGGTGCGCGGGCTCGACATCGACATGATCGTGCCGCAGCACGGCGCCCGCTTCGAGGGCAAGGCGATGGTGAAGCGCTTCGTCGACTGGATAGAGAATCTGCCCTGCGGCGTCGACCTGATGACGCAGGCGCACTACAAGGCGCCCTGA
- a CDS encoding ATP-binding protein — protein sequence MPHASFRTTLLLTVLLIAGALGAAAASGWIMLQDFARASREAGSGALNLTSAMQQIDERSLDMARSARQYAVLRDDGLRLRYDEAQTQALASLATMTATLPQIAPHADTWRRTEAQLRAVFDLPTEAAVDDALPDLATINDRLAAGVREAIDGRNAALLDTLESSRDTLATQVLAAIALALLLAVATGWWILRPLKRVEQAIARLGEGQFSTPVQVGGPADLRRLGEKLEWLRLRLADLETHRNRVLRHVSHELKTPLASLREGIALLQDGVTGRLSDEQIEVSGILDANARALQERIEQLIGYNATQFDARHLELKPTALRALAREVAADLKLQAQAKDIRLDVSGYAPPVRGDAAKLRIALTNLLANGIAFSPHGGTVRLELSSDGGTTRIDCIDEGPGVAPDETERIFEPFFRGSRRAPRPDKGNGLGLAIVREFIAAHGGRALVLPAERGAHFRIELPHAS from the coding sequence ATGCCTCATGCATCCTTCCGTACCACCCTGCTGCTGACCGTGCTGCTGATCGCCGGCGCGCTCGGTGCCGCAGCAGCAAGTGGCTGGATCATGCTGCAGGACTTCGCCCGCGCCAGCCGTGAGGCCGGCAGCGGCGCATTGAATCTGACGTCGGCGATGCAGCAGATCGACGAACGCTCGCTCGACATGGCGCGCAGCGCACGTCAATACGCCGTGCTGCGGGACGACGGTCTGCGTCTCCGCTACGACGAGGCTCAGACCCAGGCGCTGGCCTCGCTGGCGACGATGACCGCGACCTTGCCGCAGATCGCGCCGCACGCGGATACGTGGCGCCGCACCGAAGCGCAGTTGCGCGCCGTGTTCGACCTGCCGACCGAGGCCGCCGTCGACGACGCGTTGCCCGATCTCGCAACTATCAATGATCGTCTCGCCGCTGGCGTGCGCGAGGCCATCGATGGCCGCAACGCGGCGCTGCTCGATACGCTGGAGTCGAGCCGCGACACGCTGGCGACGCAGGTGCTGGCGGCCATCGCCCTTGCGCTCCTGCTGGCGGTGGCCACCGGCTGGTGGATATTGCGGCCACTGAAGCGCGTGGAGCAGGCGATTGCGCGCCTCGGCGAAGGACAGTTCTCGACGCCGGTGCAGGTCGGCGGCCCGGCCGATCTGCGCCGGCTCGGCGAGAAGCTCGAATGGCTGCGATTGCGGCTGGCCGATCTCGAGACCCATCGCAATCGCGTGCTGCGCCACGTGTCGCACGAACTGAAGACGCCGCTCGCGTCGCTGCGCGAGGGCATCGCACTGCTGCAGGATGGCGTGACAGGCAGGCTCAGCGACGAGCAGATCGAAGTAAGCGGCATACTGGATGCCAATGCACGCGCGCTGCAGGAACGCATCGAACAGCTGATCGGCTACAACGCGACGCAGTTCGACGCCCGCCACCTCGAACTGAAGCCGACCGCGCTGCGTGCGCTGGCGCGCGAAGTGGCGGCCGACCTCAAGCTGCAGGCGCAGGCCAAGGACATCCGTCTCGACGTCAGCGGCTACGCGCCGCCGGTGCGCGGCGACGCCGCCAAGCTGCGCATCGCGCTGACCAACCTTCTGGCCAACGGCATCGCCTTCAGCCCGCACGGTGGCACGGTGCGGCTCGAACTGAGCAGCGATGGCGGCACCACGCGCATCGACTGCATCGACGAAGGTCCGGGGGTCGCGCCGGACGAGACCGAACGCATCTTCGAACCCTTCTTCCGCGGCAGCCGCCGCGCACCGCGCCCGGACAAGGGCAATGGCCTCGGACTGGCCATCGTGCGTGAATTCATCGCCGCGCACGGTGGCCGGGCTCTGGTACTGCCGGCCGAGCGCGGCGCCCACTTCAGGATCGAATTGCCCCATGCCAGCTGA
- a CDS encoding efflux RND transporter permease subunit has translation MARFFINRPIFSGVISIVIMIAGLVASLSLPIAQYPEISPPTVIVTATYPGANSETLARTVAAPIEEQLSGIEGLLYFNSTSTSNGTVTITLTFEVGTNPDTALIAVNNRISVAESRLPEDVRRSGLVVRKRSNNLLMIAALKSTDGQRDTLFLTNYVQVNVLEELRRLPGVGDAIAFDAPYAMRVWLKPDVMARLGITTTEVAAAIRVQNAQNAVGRIGQEPVTNGQQLTYTVTAKGRLLDIPQFENIILRADGPGGVVRLKDVARIELGAENYDRTTKVNGTPVSGMGVYLQSGANALDTAKAVRAKLDELSQRLPEGTEFIIPNDTTRFISESIKEVVHTLAEATVLVVLVVWVFLQNWRATLIPLIAVPVSLVGTFAGLWALGFSINTLTLFAMVLSIGIVVDDAIVVLENVERQMREHALPPKQASMAAMREVSGALVAMVLVLCAVFVPVAFLGGIAGQLYQQFAATVAISVSISGVVALTLTPALCALMLKEHEGEVKFFRPFNRGFEWLTRLYTGTVGATLRHRVVATLLVLLLFAGAGFMFRVVPGAFVPSEDQGYLFGFVTLPDGASAERTEVSFEKIRRVINDHPAVENVFMVRGMDFITGNNRPSVAMTFVVLKPWKDRTTTADDLQKVIAAEGMKLSDGMGFIFNPPPIQGLGAAGGFEAYVQAREDSDARKLAAITGQLIAELNKRPELVDVKTFFRVSSPQLAVDVDEPKALSLGIPLDALYSTLQATMGTLYVNDFNRSGKTYKVQLGADAPYRMKPEDLGKPYVRSSSGAMIPLSAVISVRTVVGPEMVERFNGFVAAKILGNAAPGRSSGDGIAAVEEVARQVLPAGYTLEWVGQAYQEKRTGITSVLALGFGIIMVFLILAAQYERWSLPLAVIMAIPFAILGALLAVWMRGMPNDIYFQIGLVVLVGLAAKNAILIVEFALQKQQEGMDAIAASLEAARLRFRPICMTALAFILGVVPLVTATGAGAAARRSMGTGVFGGMLAATFIATIFIPMFYSWMAGRKAARRDDSPADEVTA, from the coding sequence ATGGCCCGCTTCTTCATCAACCGCCCTATCTTTTCGGGCGTCATATCCATCGTCATCATGATCGCGGGCCTGGTGGCCTCGCTGTCGTTGCCGATCGCGCAGTACCCGGAAATTTCGCCGCCCACCGTCATCGTCACGGCGACCTACCCGGGCGCCAACTCGGAAACGCTGGCGCGCACGGTGGCGGCACCGATCGAGGAACAGCTGTCGGGCATCGAGGGCCTGCTGTACTTCAACTCGACATCGACCTCCAACGGTACGGTCACCATCACGCTCACCTTCGAGGTGGGCACCAATCCGGATACCGCGCTGATCGCGGTGAACAACCGCATTTCGGTGGCCGAGTCGCGGCTGCCGGAAGACGTGCGCCGCTCCGGCCTGGTGGTGCGCAAGCGTTCGAACAACCTGCTGATGATCGCCGCGCTGAAGTCGACCGACGGCCAGCGCGACACGCTGTTCCTGACCAATTACGTGCAGGTGAACGTGCTGGAAGAGCTGCGCCGCCTGCCGGGCGTCGGTGACGCGATCGCCTTCGATGCGCCGTACGCGATGCGCGTCTGGCTGAAGCCGGACGTGATGGCACGCTTGGGCATCACGACCACCGAAGTGGCGGCCGCCATCCGCGTGCAGAACGCACAGAACGCGGTCGGCCGCATCGGTCAGGAACCGGTCACCAACGGCCAGCAGCTCACCTACACGGTGACCGCGAAGGGCCGCCTGCTCGACATTCCGCAGTTCGAGAACATCATCCTGCGCGCCGACGGCCCGGGTGGCGTGGTGCGGCTGAAGGATGTCGCGCGCATCGAACTGGGTGCCGAGAACTACGACCGCACGACCAAGGTGAATGGCACGCCGGTGTCCGGAATGGGTGTCTATCTGCAGTCGGGTGCCAACGCGCTCGACACCGCCAAGGCGGTGCGCGCCAAGCTCGACGAACTGTCGCAGCGGCTGCCAGAAGGCACCGAATTCATCATTCCGAACGACACGACGCGCTTCATCAGCGAGTCGATCAAGGAGGTGGTGCACACGCTGGCCGAGGCCACCGTGCTGGTGGTGCTGGTGGTGTGGGTGTTCCTGCAGAACTGGCGCGCCACGCTGATTCCATTGATCGCGGTGCCGGTGTCGCTGGTCGGCACCTTCGCCGGCCTGTGGGCGCTCGGCTTCTCGATCAACACGCTGACGCTGTTCGCGATGGTGCTGTCTATCGGCATCGTGGTCGATGACGCCATCGTCGTGCTGGAGAACGTCGAGCGGCAGATGCGCGAACACGCGCTGCCACCCAAGCAGGCGTCGATGGCGGCGATGCGCGAGGTGTCGGGCGCGCTGGTGGCGATGGTGCTGGTGCTTTGCGCGGTGTTCGTGCCGGTGGCTTTCCTCGGCGGCATCGCCGGTCAGCTTTATCAGCAGTTCGCCGCCACGGTGGCGATTTCGGTGTCGATCTCCGGTGTCGTCGCATTGACGCTGACACCGGCGCTGTGCGCGCTGATGCTGAAGGAGCACGAGGGCGAAGTGAAGTTCTTCCGTCCGTTCAACCGTGGCTTCGAGTGGCTCACCCGGCTGTACACCGGCACCGTGGGCGCCACGCTGCGCCACCGCGTGGTGGCGACGCTGCTGGTGTTGCTGCTGTTCGCGGGCGCCGGCTTCATGTTCCGCGTCGTGCCCGGCGCCTTCGTGCCGTCCGAGGACCAGGGCTATCTGTTCGGCTTTGTCACGCTGCCCGACGGCGCCTCCGCCGAGCGGACCGAAGTGTCGTTCGAAAAGATCCGCCGCGTGATCAACGACCACCCGGCGGTGGAGAACGTGTTCATGGTGCGCGGCATGGACTTCATCACCGGCAACAACCGGCCCAGCGTGGCGATGACCTTCGTCGTGCTGAAACCGTGGAAGGACCGCACGACCACGGCCGACGACCTGCAGAAGGTGATCGCCGCCGAAGGCATGAAGCTGAGCGACGGCATGGGCTTCATCTTCAATCCGCCGCCTATCCAGGGCCTGGGTGCGGCGGGTGGTTTCGAGGCCTATGTGCAGGCGCGCGAGGATTCCGATGCGCGCAAGCTGGCCGCCATCACCGGCCAGCTGATCGCCGAGCTGAACAAGCGGCCCGAGCTGGTGGACGTGAAGACCTTCTTCCGCGTGTCGTCGCCGCAGCTTGCGGTCGATGTCGATGAGCCGAAGGCGCTGTCGCTGGGCATTCCGCTCGACGCGCTGTATTCGACGCTGCAGGCGACGATGGGCACGCTGTACGTGAATGACTTCAACCGCTCGGGCAAGACCTACAAGGTGCAGCTCGGCGCCGACGCGCCCTACCGGATGAAGCCGGAGGACCTCGGCAAGCCCTACGTTCGGTCGAGCTCGGGCGCGATGATTCCGCTGTCGGCGGTGATCAGCGTACGCACCGTGGTCGGGCCGGAAATGGTCGAACGCTTCAACGGCTTCGTCGCCGCCAAGATTCTGGGCAATGCAGCCCCCGGTCGCAGTTCCGGCGACGGCATCGCCGCCGTCGAGGAGGTGGCGCGTCAGGTGCTGCCGGCCGGCTACACGCTGGAGTGGGTGGGCCAGGCCTACCAGGAGAAGCGCACCGGCATCACCTCGGTGCTGGCGCTCGGTTTCGGCATCATCATGGTGTTCCTGATCCTGGCCGCGCAGTACGAGCGCTGGTCACTGCCGCTGGCCGTCATCATGGCCATCCCGTTCGCCATCCTCGGCGCGCTGCTGGCGGTATGGATGCGCGGCATGCCGAACGACATCTACTTCCAGATCGGTCTGGTGGTGCTGGTCGGTCTGGCGGCGAAGAACGCCATCCTGATCGTCGAGTTCGCGCTGCAGAAGCAGCAGGAGGGCATGGACGCCATCGCCGCCTCGCTGGAAGCGGCACGGCTGCGCTTCCGTCCGATCTGCATGACGGCGCTGGCTTTCATCCTTGGCGTGGTGCCGCTGGTCACCGCCACCGGCGCCGGCGCCGCGGCGCGCCGCTCGATGGGTACCGGCGTGTTCGGTGGCATGCTGGCCGCCACCTTCATCGCCACGATATTCATTCCGATGTTCTACAGCTGGATGGCCGGCCGCAAGGCAGCGCGCCGTGACGACAGCCCGGCCGACGAGGTGACCGCATGA